The genomic DNA CTTTGTAGATAAAAGCAAGTGACTCTGGTACTCATTCCCCTGCCCGTTTGTGCAGTATTGACCTTTCTGTCTGTTTGCCCCTGTGGAAAACTCCTCttcactaaaagaaaaaaaagaacagcacaCATCTCCCAccttgttgtttatgttgtttgttgatgTCGAAGGGTTTcttaaaaaataatttgaagCAGACCCCTTTCAtggtttaaaagaaaagattCTGTACTTATTTTGTACATGTATAATAAATCaagatgtttttaattattttgggTGCTGAAATAAAGCATGTGAAGTGGTCTACTCAGTGGCGGAGTTTTCACTGTCCTGTCTTGCAACTGTTGTGAAACCGAGGTCAGATAGGACTGGGGAGATACAAGGATGCAGTGTTTCACACCCTCAGAGACCTCAGGAGACCAAACATGTTCCAGCTCTGGTGGTAAAACACAGTTAGAGAAGGTTCAAAATCCAACTGTTCCACAACAGTTGCAGGGAATAGGTTTATATTAAgcagcagtgaaaacaaagcCAGTATCCAAGACTCCAATTTACCTTTTCGTAGCTGCTGAATTACTAACAAAATAGTTATTCTTATTAGTTATGTTTCCCCCGCAcgtgttttcttgttttcatttccacACTCTTGAAATAAGGACATTAATTTGCATAACAAGGATGATagctggagaggagaggagatgtgtGTCAAATCCAGACAGTCCTAAAACACAAGAAGGTACAACAGTGACCCCTCCTGGACTGTCAGTGCAACAGCAGCTGCTATAAAGACTGAAGAAAAAGACTGAAGCAGCCTGAAGAGTTGAAAATGACCCAGGATGGAATAGCAAAGGAACTCTGggtaaaaaaactaacaaacactAAAGTACGGTGATAGAGGGACAGTTACGTACTACAACATATCTTCATCCTTTCTCATACTGCACAGCTCTGATGTCTGTCGACAGTAAAGACAGTTGGTTAAACCTTTGTCTTTAGTAAAGACATCCTGCCGTTGTAGTCTGCTCAAGATACCAAGCCTCTCAAAAATGGTGAGTATACACTTTATCTACTCTCTGAGCAACCCTGGACTCTGTAGGCTCTGTCACAGgtacaatgaataaataaataaataaataaataaatgtggctttagatatttttttattatcagcagtagtggtagtagtagtgaCAGGTGAAGGAGTATAGACAATCACAAATGCTAGATAAGAGTAAATAAGCACACTGAAATAATGTTAatagaaccaaaaaaaaaaaacaaacaaacacaactatcCACTGCAAATGTAAAACTGGCAGTAAACAACTGCATGAATGGCACGTCGTCACTCTTATTTTCTGCAAGAAGAAACAATGCAATGAGTCTTTGTTGTTTAATATCTTTGATTAATTagaaacaaaaaattaaattacaaaaaaacaataaacaaacaaaaaaaaaaaaacagttgaagaTAGACGCCCCATAAGTGATTTTACCTGGGCAGTGTGTCACTGTAGGGATCGCTACAAAAacaggagacaaaaaaagagacatgttAACGATAACTTGATTTCTCTTCTCAAATTGAGAGGCAAAGGTGTTGAATGCTGCTGATGATGGCACGGTGCATGTGTGGATGAGGCTCTTACTGCTGTGCCATGATGAGTGGGATGGTGGGGCTGTCAGAGTGCAGCGGTGGAGCCCTCTCTCCAGTCCGGCTGTTGAACATGGGCAGTGTGGACAGGGGTGGAGAAACACCTCGGCTTCCCGACATGTTCCTCAGCTCATCGGTGTTGTCGAGAATGGTGTGATGGTGGTACAGCTggattctgcaaacaaacaggacAACACGTTCATGGGTTTTCACACTTTCACTTGTCTCATGCAGTTATGTGTGTTAAGGTGTACTTACCTGAGGTATTTAACCTAACCCATTTTCATAGTGTATCTAATTCCTTGCAGCTCCAATGTTGAACtttttacttcactacatttaACTGACAATTGTTACTTGGTATTATTCAAACACACCCtaccttaccctaactttaaccatcacaactagatggctaaccctaacccttacctaaaGACAACTCTAACCCGAACTGGTCTTAACCAGGTCCTAACTCTGAAAAACCCCTTTAAAGATGTAAggacaagacaaaatgtcctcactttccaaaaatgtcctcactccgaATGGTTTATATGcttgttggtcctcacaaagccacaaatacaagaaagcACGCATTTACACATTTTAGGAGCAATTATTGAACAGTTTtcgcctttttttttcatttgatttatggAAACAATCTCAATCTACAAAGTAAATAGTTACTACTGCTGTCAACCAAATGTAACTGAGTAAAAAGAGTACTTACTCGTTTGTCTTTCCGTTGCGTTTTTCActacaaaaaagaagaatgtgtCAGGGTTTGTGTCACAGTTCACTGGGATCAGTGAGGAACAttgatttaacaaaaaaaaatgtcgtcTTTCGTCTTCATCAATGACTGAGTAAGATAGCAATTGggtttactttatttaaataaaagatgaaaaacagagTACATACACTCCCTCCCGTCGGCCATACATGATGTAGgccagcagcagacacaggaTGATGGCGAGGATCAGGGGCACAATCACTGTCACGATGTAGTCTGGGATGTAATCTCTGCTCGGAGGCGACTCAGGAGGGTTGAAGTCACCTCCTGATTCCAGTATCCCTGAGCCCACTGTGGGAGCGGGTGGAGACGGCTCCTGCTTTGTTAAATCAAACTGCAGGGAGAAAAGAGTGGAGCCACCAGAGTTTATCTTCTAACATGCGCCCACATTTGGCATCACAAAAAAGGGCTCCAACTAATTATATTCCTATAATTTCCCCCCATAAGTGATTAATCACCTATAACATTTAAAGCGAcaatgattaatcgattcattgattatgtcAGAGTATATAATCAGGCTTTTTGTCTGACAAACAGTATAAAAGGGCATTAAACGAACATTAATATACTTTGACAATCTGTAACAAcaacatgaataaagttaattcAACTGGAGTCAGTTGTCAAGTTGTCATGTGAACATTAGTTTAAACAAACTGATTCATTTGAGTGTTACAAACTGAAGcagatgttttatgtttgtaaGTCAgtggagaaaagaggaaaagcaaaaatgaacaaaagggTCAACGTGAACAAATAGTTGTAGAACAATAATAGTTTGGTGGTTATTTTCAGGTATCTGattgaagaaaaaacatgataaaataatCAGTAAAACagaaacgtcttattttgtctcattttgtcatgTTAGATAAACAAATACATGCTTTAAAAGCTAAAGAATAAGGATTGAAAACAAGGTATGGGTGGTTTGTGACTATTctcatttactgctttattcCTGTTTCAGCACTCACCCAACACATTACTCACTAACACTACATGCTACTTTATACATATCACACTGTGTCTGTTCAGGCCTCACCAGCTCGATCTTACACCAGGTGATGCAGTTGCTGGGAATGCTGCAGAAGTTGCAGCCTCCGGGGATCTTGACTTTGGCCTCTGCTGAGCACTGCCTCTGGTATCCTGGTGACTGCACTTTCAGGAGACAGTCTGAGAAGTACTGCTCAGACCCCACCTTCACATACACACTGACGCAGAAGACGTTATTAACAATCACAGCACAGTGTTGAATCAAAACCACAGAAAGTTGCAGAAATGGCTCTCATTGTTACCCCTCAAAGTGTCCTGCAATAGGGAGGGGAACTCGGCCGCCACGGTCAAGGGCGTTGGTAACATTGACAATTTCCAAAGCCTCAGTGTCCCACAGCTTCTGTAAATCCTGCTTTATCTCATCCTGGACAGAAGAGGGCAGCACCTTCTCAACCTCCCTCAGCTTGATGAAGAATTCGGCTTGGTAGGGCAACATCTTCTCTGTGAGTGACAGCAGTGATGTAAGGGcgactggttatggttatggtgaCCATTGCTGTGCATTCGTGGTATAATGTAAATCCTCACACACCTGGAACTATTTTGATGACGAGGATTTGCCTGGCTGTTTCGTAGCTGCGCTTGTTGACAGCATAGACCTGGAAGAAGAGTTTCACAATCCATGGATATTATTGCCTTGTGACACTTGCAGCTTTCAAAATACAGATATTTTGTCTGTTGTGTAATTCCTTACATTTGTCAGAATGCCCTCTATTCAAGAAAAATGAGTATGACTCACTTTGAATCAAGAGGGTGAACccaagaaaattaaaaaaacccacTTCAGTCTAGACTGTTATATTTGtttcagggatggttgttcatgTGTCccaatgcatttttaaaatggcatattTTGCTGGGTGTATGCTtgtttatgacacaatacttaaaaaaataactaatcCACTcttaaaactaatttaaactaactaatttcaa from Solea solea chromosome 21, fSolSol10.1, whole genome shotgun sequence includes the following:
- the sgca gene encoding alpha-sarcoglycan codes for the protein MAGCRSWFFYFTVCAVGVFGANAEIKFTIPVGRLFTYELMRETFQNDFEPLSKLYAGRLYDDAMTFKCNRQNYPDLPEWLRFTQRHSYDNGFLYGTPTSPGKSIIEVYAVNKRSYETARQILVIKIVPEKMLPYQAEFFIKLREVEKVLPSSVQDEIKQDLQKLWDTEALEIVNVTNALDRGGRVPLPIAGHFEGVYVKVGSEQYFSDCLLKVQSPGYQRQCSAEAKVKIPGGCNFCSIPSNCITWCKIELFDLTKQEPSPPAPTVGSGILESGGDFNPPESPPSRDYIPDYIVTVIVPLILAIILCLLLAYIMYGRREGVEKRNGKTNEIQLYHHHTILDNTDELRNMSGSRGVSPPLSTLPMFNSRTGERAPPLHSDSPTIPLIMAQHDPYSDTLPRK